A region of Lysobacterales bacterium DNA encodes the following proteins:
- a CDS encoding outer membrane protein assembly factor, which translates to MRWRSILHLILTIGLFAAVPIASARPGPKNATGVVTLDIKGLDEEQMAAVLPALEVASYRNRASIGDRRLQRLLRQVEAEVDGALEVFGYYAATTAVRVDPLAQGRYLVHLDVALGEPVRVRAIDVGIAGAAMRNERIGSLISDFKPALGEVFDHRVYEASKAAIERALLRRGYLMQRLVERRVEIDRGAASARIVLRYESGTRHFLGKVSFQGAQFDDGLMQRFVPWPDGYRFDQARVEALQQSLAASNYFDHIEISQGEIDPLTLRVPLQVQLSPNLRTRYVAGVSYGTDEGAGVRGGIERRWVNGRGHQLYGEAEVAQRRSALYAEYAFPQFAARISRYTIATRWQDEQTDNIDARSFLLSGNAIARGHHWYAQASLNALDGSFLVGARSAGQERQSTRVVYPELRYERVLAEDRVHPARGASLDVRVLAASDRVLSDVSLLQGRATLKGIAPAGFGARLIAQLTLGATSTEDFARLPPELRFFAGGDRSVRGYGYQDLGDRDEEGLAIGGRYLATTSIEYEREFMPGWSAAGFVDAGDVWSRGEPHLELGVGAGLRWQSPVGPIRIDIARGFDDIAGGWQLHLSAGPDL; encoded by the coding sequence ATGCGCTGGCGCTCCATCCTCCACCTCATCCTGACGATCGGCCTGTTCGCGGCGGTGCCAATCGCGTCTGCGCGGCCGGGGCCGAAGAATGCGACCGGGGTGGTCACGCTCGACATCAAGGGCCTCGACGAGGAGCAGATGGCGGCCGTGCTGCCGGCGCTCGAAGTTGCCAGTTACCGCAACCGCGCCAGCATCGGTGACCGTCGCCTGCAGCGCCTGCTGCGTCAGGTCGAGGCCGAGGTCGACGGCGCGCTGGAGGTCTTCGGCTACTACGCGGCAACCACCGCGGTTCGGGTCGATCCGCTGGCGCAGGGACGCTATCTCGTACACCTCGACGTGGCGCTCGGCGAGCCGGTGCGCGTGCGCGCGATCGACGTCGGCATCGCCGGCGCGGCCATGCGCAACGAGCGCATCGGCAGCTTGATCAGCGACTTCAAGCCTGCGCTCGGCGAGGTCTTCGATCATCGTGTCTACGAGGCCAGCAAGGCCGCGATCGAACGGGCACTGTTGCGTCGCGGCTATCTGATGCAACGGCTGGTCGAGCGGCGCGTCGAGATCGACCGCGGTGCGGCCAGTGCCCGCATCGTGTTGCGCTACGAATCGGGCACGCGCCATTTCCTAGGCAAAGTGAGTTTCCAGGGTGCGCAGTTCGACGATGGCCTGATGCAGCGCTTCGTGCCCTGGCCGGACGGCTACCGCTTTGACCAGGCGCGGGTCGAGGCGCTGCAGCAGTCGCTGGCGGCGAGCAACTATTTCGACCATATCGAGATCAGCCAGGGCGAGATCGATCCCTTGACCCTGCGCGTGCCCTTGCAGGTGCAACTCAGCCCGAACCTGCGCACGCGCTATGTCGCTGGCGTGTCCTACGGCACCGATGAGGGCGCCGGTGTCCGCGGCGGCATCGAGCGGCGTTGGGTGAACGGGCGTGGCCACCAGCTCTACGGTGAGGCCGAAGTCGCGCAACGCCGGTCGGCGCTGTATGCCGAATACGCATTCCCGCAGTTCGCGGCACGAATTTCGCGCTACACGATCGCGACGCGCTGGCAGGACGAGCAGACCGACAACATCGATGCGCGCTCTTTCCTGCTCAGCGGCAACGCCATTGCGCGCGGCCATCACTGGTACGCGCAGGCGTCGCTGAACGCGCTCGACGGCAGCTTCCTGGTCGGCGCGCGCAGTGCCGGACAGGAGCGCCAAAGCACGCGCGTCGTCTACCCGGAGCTGCGCTACGAACGTGTGCTCGCCGAAGACCGTGTGCATCCGGCGCGCGGTGCGTCGCTCGACGTGCGCGTGCTCGCTGCCAGCGACCGCGTGTTGAGCGACGTCTCGTTGCTGCAGGGCCGGGCGACGCTGAAGGGCATCGCGCCGGCCGGATTCGGTGCACGCCTGATCGCGCAACTCACGCTCGGTGCGACGTCGACCGAGGACTTCGCGCGTCTGCCTCCGGAATTGCGCTTCTTCGCGGGCGGCGACCGCAGCGTGCGCGGCTATGGCTACCAGGACCTCGGCGATCGCGACGAGGAAGGCCTCGCCATCGGCGGACGCTATCTCGCCACGACCTCGATCGAATACGAACGCGAGTTCATGCCCGGCTGGAGCGCCGCCGGCTTCGTCGACGCCGGTGATGTCTGGTCGCGCGGCGAACCGCATCTCGAATTGGGGGTCGGCGCGGGCCTGCGCTGGCAATCGCCGGTTGGTCCGATCCGCATCGATATCGCGCGCGGCTTCGATGACATCGCCGGCGGCTGGCAGCTGCATCTGTCGGCGGGGCCCGATCTGTGA
- a CDS encoding endonuclease/exonuclease/phosphatase family protein — MTDARDHERHLRLLSFNIQAGAQTNAYREYFTRGWQTLLPHRGKRANLAQVAALARGFDVVALQEADSHSVRSGFQHQVQVLAENADFPYWSHQRNRALALAEPGNGLLSRFAPSSIIDHRLPGRIPGRGTLEVRFGEEDAALRVFIVHLALTPGARLRQAEFIADLVGECVHAVVLGDFNCEPDSHSIAPLFARTRLQPAACAPSFPSWQPQRSIDQVLTTAAIDVRRYEVLPLRVSDHLPVAVDLHLPDGCVLPRTEHRQP; from the coding sequence ATGACCGATGCACGCGACCACGAACGCCATCTGCGACTGCTGAGCTTCAACATCCAGGCCGGGGCGCAGACCAATGCCTACCGCGAATACTTCACGCGCGGCTGGCAGACCTTGCTGCCGCATCGCGGCAAGCGCGCGAACCTGGCCCAGGTCGCGGCTCTGGCGCGCGGTTTCGACGTGGTCGCATTGCAGGAAGCCGACAGCCACAGCGTGCGCAGCGGCTTCCAGCATCAGGTGCAGGTGCTCGCCGAGAACGCCGATTTCCCGTACTGGAGCCATCAGCGCAACCGTGCGCTCGCGTTGGCCGAGCCCGGCAACGGGCTGCTGTCGCGCTTCGCGCCGAGCAGCATCATCGATCACCGCCTCCCGGGGCGCATTCCCGGCCGCGGCACGCTGGAGGTGCGCTTCGGCGAGGAAGACGCGGCCTTGCGCGTGTTCATCGTGCATCTGGCGCTGACCCCCGGCGCGCGCCTGCGCCAGGCCGAGTTCATCGCCGACCTGGTCGGTGAATGCGTGCATGCGGTCGTGCTCGGCGACTTCAATTGCGAGCCCGACAGCCATTCGATCGCACCGCTGTTCGCCCGTACGCGCTTGCAGCCGGCGGCGTGTGCGCCGAGCTTTCCGAGTTGGCAGCCGCAACGCTCGATCGACCAGGTCCTGACCACGGCGGCGATCGACGTGCGCCGCTACGAAGTGCTGCCACTGCGCGTGTCCGACCATCTGCCGGTCGCGGTCGACCTGCATCTGCCCGACGGCTGCGTGTTGCCGAGGACCGAACACCGGCAACCGTGA
- a CDS encoding thiol:disulfide interchange protein DsbA/DsbL, with amino-acid sequence MLIRWFTLVVLAITPIVVDAQAMMERYQSGTHYFPIHPAQPGRVGDRIEVVEAFSYACGACAAFEPQAREWRKRKPANVQFTLLPVQYNPTWEMFARAYYAAAALGIAEQGHQALFDGVHVQRSLRTLDDVAKVYAQYGKTTQQFLAATKSFGVDAKLKQAKLLVPRYQVEGTPTLIVAGKYRITTKSAGGHAQMFDVADFLIAKETAAQTSAPPAAAAAG; translated from the coding sequence ATGCTGATCCGATGGTTCACCCTGGTCGTGCTCGCGATCACGCCGATCGTCGTCGACGCGCAGGCCATGATGGAGCGCTACCAGTCCGGTACGCATTATTTCCCGATCCATCCGGCGCAGCCGGGCCGGGTCGGTGATCGCATCGAAGTGGTCGAAGCCTTCAGCTATGCCTGTGGTGCCTGCGCCGCGTTCGAGCCGCAGGCGCGCGAGTGGCGCAAGCGCAAGCCTGCGAACGTGCAGTTCACCCTGCTGCCGGTTCAATACAACCCGACCTGGGAAATGTTTGCCCGCGCCTACTATGCCGCGGCCGCGCTCGGCATCGCCGAGCAGGGCCATCAGGCGCTGTTCGATGGCGTGCATGTGCAGCGTTCGCTGCGCACGCTCGACGATGTCGCCAAGGTCTACGCCCAGTACGGCAAGACCACGCAGCAGTTCCTGGCCGCGACCAAGAGTTTCGGCGTCGACGCCAAGCTCAAGCAGGCCAAGTTGCTGGTGCCGCGCTACCAGGTCGAGGGCACGCCGACCCTGATCGTCGCCGGCAAGTACCGCATCACCACGAAGTCCGCCGGTGGCCATGCGCAGATGTTCGACGTGGCCGATTTCCTGATCGCGAAGGAGACCGCGGCGCAGACGTCGGCGCCACCCGCTGCGGCAGCAGCCGGTTGA
- a CDS encoding thiol:disulfide interchange protein DsbA/DsbL, whose protein sequence is MLIRLLAAAAFALVSVSACAQVGVEPYQAGTHYFPIDPPQPTSSGDKVEVVEVFSYACIHCAHFEPQVQAWKQKMPAAASFSYLPAIFNSSWEIFARAYYAGEVLGIAEKAHQDLFDGVHVRRDVRNLEDIAKVYAKYGKTEQQFLDATKSFGVEMKINRTKQMVPRYGVDGTPTVVVAGKYRVTVGSAGSPEKVFDVVNFLVAKEASAKKVAAAAAAPAKS, encoded by the coding sequence ATGCTGATCCGCCTTCTGGCTGCTGCCGCCTTTGCCCTCGTCTCGGTCTCCGCCTGCGCGCAGGTGGGCGTCGAGCCCTATCAGGCGGGGACGCATTACTTCCCGATCGATCCGCCGCAGCCGACCAGTTCCGGTGACAAGGTCGAGGTGGTCGAGGTGTTCAGCTACGCCTGCATCCATTGCGCCCATTTCGAACCGCAGGTGCAGGCCTGGAAGCAGAAGATGCCGGCGGCGGCCTCTTTCAGCTACCTGCCGGCGATCTTCAACTCGAGCTGGGAAATATTCGCCCGCGCCTACTACGCCGGTGAAGTGCTCGGCATTGCCGAGAAAGCGCACCAGGACCTGTTCGACGGCGTGCACGTGCGCCGCGACGTGCGCAATCTGGAAGACATCGCCAAGGTCTATGCCAAGTACGGCAAGACCGAGCAACAGTTCCTCGATGCGACCAAGAGCTTCGGTGTCGAGATGAAGATCAATCGCACCAAGCAGATGGTGCCGCGTTATGGCGTGGATGGCACGCCGACCGTCGTCGTGGCCGGCAAGTACCGCGTCACCGTCGGTTCTGCCGGCAGCCCGGAAAAGGTCTTCGACGTCGTGAACTTCCTGGTCGCCAAGGAAGCGTCGGCGAAGAAAGTGGCTGCTGCCGCCGCAGCGCCGGCCAAGAGCTGA